The proteins below are encoded in one region of Serratia symbiotica:
- the rluB gene encoding 23S rRNA pseudouridine(2605) synthase RluB: MSEKLQKVLARAGHGSRREIEAMIDAGRVSVDGKIAKLGDRVEVNPAMKIRMDGHVVSVKESEEAVCRVLAYYKPEGELCTHSDPEGRPTVFDRLPKLRGSRWVAVGRLDVNTSGLLLFTTDGELANRLMHPSREVEREYAVRVFGQTDDDSVKQLKKGVQLEDGPAAFRTIDFQGGEGLNQWYNVTLTEGRNREVRRLWEAVGVQVSRLIRVRYGDIALPKGLPRGGWAELDLNAINYLRALVGLKPETVSKMPVERERRRMKANQIRRAVKRHIQVTGSSGRRNAPGSKSGRPSKRR; encoded by the coding sequence ATGAGCGAGAAGTTACAGAAAGTTTTAGCGCGCGCGGGTCACGGTTCACGTCGTGAAATTGAAGCCATGATTGACGCTGGCCGCGTCAGTGTCGATGGCAAGATAGCCAAATTGGGTGATCGCGTTGAGGTAAACCCTGCGATGAAAATTCGTATGGATGGTCATGTTGTCTCGGTCAAGGAATCTGAAGAGGCGGTTTGCCGTGTATTGGCCTATTACAAGCCGGAAGGCGAGCTTTGCACCCACAGCGATCCCGAAGGCCGTCCAACGGTGTTCGACCGCCTGCCTAAGCTGCGTGGTTCCCGCTGGGTGGCAGTAGGGCGTCTGGATGTCAACACCTCCGGCCTGTTGTTGTTCACCACCGATGGGGAGTTGGCTAACCGCCTGATGCATCCAAGCCGAGAAGTTGAACGCGAATACGCGGTGCGCGTGTTTGGTCAGACCGACGATGACAGCGTGAAGCAGTTGAAGAAGGGCGTACAGTTGGAAGATGGTCCAGCGGCCTTCCGCACCATCGACTTCCAAGGGGGTGAAGGCTTGAACCAGTGGTATAACGTCACCCTTACCGAAGGCCGCAACCGTGAGGTACGCCGTCTGTGGGAAGCGGTTGGCGTGCAGGTCAGCCGACTGATCCGTGTACGCTACGGCGATATCGCATTGCCCAAAGGGCTACCGCGTGGCGGTTGGGCTGAGCTGGATCTGAACGCGATCAACTATCTACGCGCGCTGGTTGGCCTGAAACCGGAAACGGTCAGCAAGATGCCGGTGGAGCGTGAACGCCGCCGCATGAAGGCCAATCAGATCCGCCGTGCTGTCAAACGTCATATCCAGGTGACCGGTAGCAGTGGTCGCCGCAATGCGCCAGGTAGCAAATCTGGCAGACCAAGCAAGCGCCGTTAA
- a CDS encoding YciK family oxidoreductase, with protein sequence MHYTPPKHLLKQRIILVTGASAGIGREAALTYARFGAQLVLLGRTESKLQAVQAKIAAMGGLPAHIVTLDLLHTTPAQCQQVADDLTAQIPRLDGVLHNAGVLGDIAPMIELSMTMWQEVMHVNVNATVMLTQALLPLLLRSHAGSLVFTSSSVGRTGRANWGAYAVSKFATEGIMQVLADEYRNRNLRVNCINPGGTRSKMRAAAFPHEDSNKLKTPADIMPLYLYLMGDDSRFKTGMTFDAQPHRKPGAIV encoded by the coding sequence GTGCATTACACCCCACCAAAGCACCTGCTCAAACAACGCATTATTTTGGTCACCGGAGCTAGCGCCGGCATCGGCCGTGAAGCGGCACTGACCTATGCTCGCTTCGGTGCTCAGTTGGTGCTATTGGGACGAACCGAGAGCAAATTACAGGCGGTTCAGGCGAAGATTGCCGCAATGGGCGGCCTACCAGCTCATATCGTGACCCTGGATTTGCTACATACTACGCCAGCACAATGCCAACAGGTTGCAGACGATCTGACAGCGCAGATCCCCCGGCTTGATGGCGTGTTACACAATGCCGGGGTGTTGGGAGATATCGCGCCGATGATTGAGCTGTCGATGACCATGTGGCAGGAAGTGATGCACGTCAACGTCAACGCTACCGTGATGCTGACGCAGGCGCTACTACCACTGCTGCTGAGATCACACGCCGGATCGCTGGTGTTCACCAGTTCCAGCGTGGGCCGTACCGGGCGCGCCAACTGGGGGGCTTATGCGGTGTCCAAATTCGCCACTGAGGGTATCATGCAGGTACTGGCCGACGAGTACAGGAACCGTAATCTTCGGGTAAACTGCATCAATCCAGGAGGAACTCGCAGCAAAATGCGTGCTGCCGCCTTCCCACACGAGGACAGCAACAAGCTGAAAACACCCGCCGATATCATGCCGCTGTACCTCTATCTGATGGGGGATGACAGCCGTTTCAAAACCGGTATGACTTTTGATGCCCAACCGCATCGCAAACCGGGTGCCATCGTATAA
- the sohB gene encoding protease SohB yields the protein MEFISVYGLFLAKVSTVVIAIGVLALLAASLGQRKNRQKGELQLTDLGEQYREMQRAMRLARMSEAEQKIWSKQFKKQAKADDKLKKQNARSGTIEVTQPCLYVLDFKGSMDAHEVTSLREEISAVLAVASTQDEVLLRLESPGGVVHGYGLAASQLERLRKGGIRLTVAVDKVAASGGYMMACVADRIVAAPFAVIGSIGVVAQIPNFHRLLKKNDIDVELYTAGQFKRTLTLFGENTEQGREKFRSDLNKTHELFKQFVHQQRPSLDIGSVSTGEHWFGTQAKEKGLIDAIGTSDDLLIAEVDSYKVISVRYTRRKRLVDRFTASVAESVDRLLLRWWQRGDKQLF from the coding sequence GTGGAGTTTATATCTGTTTACGGCCTCTTCTTGGCTAAGGTGTCGACGGTGGTCATCGCCATTGGCGTGCTAGCGTTGTTAGCAGCCAGCCTAGGGCAACGTAAGAACCGACAGAAAGGGGAACTGCAACTGACCGATCTGGGGGAGCAATATCGTGAAATGCAGCGCGCCATGCGGCTGGCGCGCATGAGTGAGGCCGAACAAAAAATTTGGAGCAAACAATTCAAGAAGCAGGCCAAAGCCGACGACAAGCTGAAAAAGCAAAACGCTAGATCCGGTACTATCGAGGTGACCCAACCTTGCCTGTACGTGCTGGATTTTAAAGGTAGCATGGATGCTCATGAAGTCACTTCGCTGCGTGAGGAGATCTCGGCGGTGCTGGCGGTAGCCTCCACGCAAGATGAAGTTCTGCTACGGCTGGAAAGCCCTGGCGGTGTGGTGCACGGCTATGGTCTGGCGGCTTCGCAGTTGGAACGCTTGCGTAAGGGCGGGATCCGCCTGACGGTAGCGGTCGATAAGGTGGCGGCCAGTGGGGGTTATATGATGGCCTGTGTGGCCGATCGCATCGTAGCGGCCCCCTTTGCCGTTATCGGTTCAATCGGAGTGGTAGCGCAAATCCCAAATTTCCACCGCCTGTTGAAAAAGAACGATATCGACGTTGAGCTGTATACCGCTGGGCAATTCAAACGCACGCTGACGCTGTTTGGTGAGAATACCGAACAGGGCCGCGAGAAGTTCAGATCGGATCTGAACAAAACTCACGAACTGTTCAAACAGTTCGTGCACCAGCAGCGACCTTCGTTGGATATCGGCAGCGTTTCCACTGGTGAACACTGGTTTGGCACCCAGGCAAAAGAGAAAGGACTGATCGATGCGATCGGCACCAGCGACGATCTCCTGATTGCCGAGGTCGATAGCTACAAAGTGATCTCCGTACGCTATACGCGTCGCAAACGCCTGGTGGATCGCTTCACCGCTAGTGTCGCCGAGAGTGTAGATCGTCTACTACTGCGCTGGTGGCAACGCGGGGATAAACAACTGTTTTGA
- the topA gene encoding type I DNA topoisomerase → MGKALVIVESPAKAKTINKYLGNGYVVKSSVGHIRDLPTSGSASKKSTDSAVDQAKKKVKKDEKTALVNRMGVDPYHGWKAHYEILPGKEKVVAELKSLAEKAEHIYLATDLDREGEAIAWHLREVIGGDDKRFSRVVFNEITKNAIQQAFKQPGELNIDRVNAQQARRFMDRVVGYMVSPLLWKKIARGLSAGRVQSVAVRLVVERERDIKAFVPEEYWELHADLLAEGHTALQMSVTHAHDKPFKPVNHQETHAAIKLLEKARYTVLDREDKPTSSKPGAPFITSTLQQAASTRLGFGVKKTMMMAQRLYEAGYITYMRTDSTNLSQDALTMVRGYIGDNFGTKYLPKEPNQYSSKENSQEAHEAIRPSDVNAITEQLKDMEADAQKLYQLIWRQFVACQMTPAQYDSTTLSVKAGDYQLRAKGRTLRFDGWTKVMPVLRKGDEDRTLPFIDVGSELDLQKLIPSQHFTKPPARYSEASLVKELEKRGIGRPSTYASIISTIQDRGYVRVESRRFYAEKMGEIVTDRLAENFCGLMNYDFTARMEDGLDQVANNHAEWKVILDKFFADFSEQLETAEKVPEEGGMRPNQMVMTNIDCPTCGRKMGIRTASTGVFLGCSGYTLPPKERCKTTINLLPEAEVLNILEGDEAETNALRARGRCQKCGTAMDSYLIDNQRKLHVCGNNPACDGHEIEEGEFRLKGYDGPVVECDKCGSEMHLKMGRFGKYMGCTNDHCKNTRKILRNGDVAPPKEDPVPLPELPCEKSDAYFVLRDGAAGIFLAANTFPKSRETRAPLVEELVRFKDRLAEKLRYLTDAPVADSAGNKTLVRFSRKTKQQYVISEKDGKATGWSAFYVDGKWVEGKK, encoded by the coding sequence ATGGGTAAAGCTCTTGTAATAGTTGAGTCCCCGGCAAAAGCCAAAACTATTAATAAATATTTAGGGAATGGCTATGTGGTGAAGTCCAGCGTTGGTCATATCCGTGATTTGCCGACCAGTGGCTCAGCAAGCAAAAAAAGTACTGATTCAGCCGTAGATCAAGCCAAAAAGAAAGTTAAGAAAGATGAGAAGACGGCGCTGGTTAATCGTATGGGGGTCGATCCTTACCACGGCTGGAAAGCGCATTATGAAATCCTGCCGGGTAAAGAAAAAGTGGTTGCCGAGTTAAAATCGTTAGCGGAAAAAGCCGAACATATTTATCTCGCCACCGACCTTGATCGTGAAGGGGAAGCCATTGCCTGGCACCTGCGGGAAGTGATCGGTGGGGACGACAAGCGTTTTAGCCGTGTGGTGTTTAACGAAATCACCAAAAACGCGATCCAGCAGGCATTCAAACAGCCGGGCGAATTGAATATTGACCGCGTCAATGCACAGCAGGCGCGCCGTTTTATGGATCGCGTAGTGGGCTACATGGTTTCTCCACTGCTGTGGAAGAAAATCGCCCGAGGCTTGTCTGCCGGGCGGGTTCAGTCGGTAGCCGTGCGATTAGTGGTTGAACGTGAGCGCGACATCAAGGCGTTCGTACCCGAAGAATACTGGGAACTGCACGCTGATCTGTTGGCGGAGGGTCACACTGCGCTACAGATGTCAGTGACACATGCCCACGATAAACCCTTCAAGCCAGTCAATCACCAGGAAACCCACGCTGCCATCAAGCTGCTGGAAAAGGCACGATATACCGTATTGGATCGTGAAGACAAACCGACCAGCAGCAAGCCGGGCGCACCGTTCATTACTTCCACCTTACAACAGGCCGCCAGCACTCGCCTGGGTTTTGGTGTGAAGAAAACCATGATGATGGCTCAGCGGTTGTATGAAGCCGGGTACATTACCTATATGCGAACTGATTCCACCAACCTGAGCCAAGATGCACTCACCATGGTGCGTGGCTACATCGGTGACAATTTTGGTACCAAGTATCTGCCAAAAGAGCCGAATCAGTACAGCAGCAAGGAAAATTCACAGGAAGCACACGAGGCCATCCGTCCTTCGGACGTTAACGCGATTACCGAGCAGTTGAAAGATATGGAAGCAGACGCGCAGAAGCTGTATCAGTTGATCTGGCGTCAGTTTGTCGCCTGTCAGATGACGCCGGCGCAGTATGATTCCACCACGTTGTCGGTTAAGGCGGGTGATTACCAGCTACGCGCTAAGGGTCGCACGCTGCGCTTCGATGGTTGGACCAAGGTCATGCCTGTGCTGCGCAAGGGCGATGAAGACCGTACACTGCCGTTTATTGACGTTGGCAGCGAGTTGGATCTGCAAAAATTGATCCCAAGCCAACACTTTACCAAACCGCCAGCGCGTTACAGCGAAGCCTCATTGGTCAAAGAACTGGAAAAACGTGGCATTGGTCGTCCGTCGACCTACGCGTCGATCATTTCGACCATTCAGGATCGTGGCTATGTGCGGGTGGAAAGCCGCCGTTTCTACGCGGAGAAAATGGGCGAGATCGTGACTGACCGGTTGGCAGAGAACTTCTGTGGGTTGATGAATTACGATTTTACCGCCCGCATGGAAGACGGGTTGGATCAGGTTGCCAATAATCACGCCGAGTGGAAAGTGATACTGGATAAATTTTTCGCCGATTTCAGCGAACAGTTGGAAACAGCAGAGAAAGTACCAGAGGAGGGTGGCATGCGCCCGAACCAAATGGTGATGACCAACATTGACTGCCCAACCTGTGGCCGCAAAATGGGTATCCGAACCGCCAGTACCGGCGTGTTCCTCGGTTGCTCCGGTTATACGCTGCCACCGAAGGAACGCTGCAAAACCACCATAAACTTACTGCCGGAAGCAGAAGTACTCAATATTCTCGAAGGGGATGAAGCGGAAACCAACGCGCTGCGTGCCCGTGGCCGTTGTCAGAAATGTGGTACAGCGATGGACAGCTACCTGATCGACAATCAACGTAAGCTGCATGTTTGTGGCAACAACCCGGCGTGTGATGGTCATGAGATCGAAGAGGGAGAGTTCCGCCTTAAAGGTTATGATGGCCCGGTGGTTGAGTGCGACAAGTGTGGTTCTGAAATGCACCTAAAAATGGGACGTTTTGGTAAGTACATGGGTTGTACTAATGATCACTGCAAAAATACCCGTAAGATCCTGCGTAACGGCGACGTTGCACCACCGAAGGAGGATCCCGTTCCATTGCCGGAACTACCGTGCGAGAAATCTGACGCTTACTTCGTCCTGCGCGATGGGGCAGCTGGCATATTCCTGGCGGCTAACACCTTCCCTAAATCGCGTGAAACCCGCGCGCCGCTGGTGGAAGAACTGGTTCGCTTTAAGGATCGCCTAGCGGAGAAACTCCGTTATCTGACGGATGCGCCAGTGGCCGATAGTGCGGGTAATAAAACGCTAGTGCGTTTTAGCCGCAAGACTAAACAGCAATATGTCATTTCTGAGAAAGACGGCAAGGCGACCGGCTGGTCTGCCTTCTATGTGGACGGCAAATGGGTGGAAGGCAAAAAGTAA
- the cysB gene encoding HTH-type transcriptional regulator CysB, whose amino-acid sequence MKLQQLRYIVEVVNHNLNVSSTAEGLYTSQPGISKQVRMLEDELGIQIFARSGKHLTQVTPAGQEIIRIAREVLSKVDAIKAVAGEHTYPDRGHLYIATTHTQARYALPNVIKGFIERYPRVSLHMHQGSPAQIAEAVSKGTADFAIATEALHLYDDLIMLPCYHWNRTVVVKPDHPLADKSHITIEELAAYPIVTYTFGFTGRSELDTAFNRAGLTPRIVFTATDADVIKTYVRLGLGVGVIASMAVDPLQDSDLMTVDARGVFTYSTTKIGFRRSTFLRSYMYDFIQRFAPHLTRDVVDNAIALRSNEDIEAMFKSVKLPEK is encoded by the coding sequence ATGAAATTGCAACAGCTTCGTTACATTGTGGAGGTGGTTAACCACAACCTGAATGTTTCCTCGACGGCAGAAGGGCTTTACACCTCGCAACCGGGCATCAGCAAGCAGGTGCGCATGCTGGAAGATGAGTTAGGTATCCAGATTTTCGCCCGCAGTGGCAAACACCTGACCCAAGTTACCCCGGCTGGCCAGGAAATTATCCGCATTGCGCGTGAAGTGTTGTCCAAAGTGGATGCCATTAAGGCCGTCGCTGGCGAGCATACCTACCCGGATAGAGGTCACCTTTACATTGCCACTACCCATACCCAGGCGCGATACGCCTTGCCAAACGTTATCAAGGGCTTTATCGAACGCTATCCACGGGTGTCGTTGCATATGCACCAAGGCTCGCCAGCGCAGATAGCCGAAGCGGTTTCCAAAGGCACTGCTGATTTCGCCATCGCGACGGAAGCGTTGCACCTGTATGACGATTTAATCATGTTGCCATGCTACCACTGGAATCGCACGGTAGTGGTGAAGCCCGATCATCCTCTGGCTGACAAAAGCCACATCACCATTGAAGAGTTGGCTGCTTACCCAATCGTCACCTACACGTTTGGCTTTACTGGCCGCTCAGAGTTGGACACTGCGTTCAATCGCGCCGGCTTGACGCCGCGTATCGTATTTACTGCTACTGACGCCGACGTGATTAAAACCTACGTACGCCTGGGGCTGGGAGTTGGTGTGATCGCCAGTATGGCGGTGGATCCGCTGCAAGACTCGGATCTGATGACTGTGGATGCGCGTGGTGTTTTTACTTACAGCACCACTAAAATCGGTTTTCGCCGTAGCACTTTCCTGCGTAGCTACATGTACGACTTTATCCAGCGTTTCGCTCCACACCTGACACGTGACGTGGTCGATAATGCCATAGCATTGCGCTCTAACGAAGATATCGAAGCCATGTTCAAGAGCGTTAAACTGCCGGAGAAATAG
- the ribA gene encoding GTP cyclohydrolase II, whose product MQLKRVAEAKLPTPWGDFLMVGFEELATGHDHLALVFGDISGEMPVLARIHSECLTGDALFSLRCDCGFQLEAALAYIAEEGRGILLYHRQEGRNIGLLNKIRAYALQDQGADTVEANYQLGFAADERDFTLCADMFKLLGVNAVRLLTNNPQKVNILSEAGINITARVPLIVGKNPKNAHYLATKATKMGHLLDSKIKPL is encoded by the coding sequence ATGCAGCTTAAACGGGTGGCAGAAGCTAAATTGCCGACACCTTGGGGTGACTTCCTTATGGTAGGATTCGAAGAGTTGGCTACCGGGCATGACCATCTGGCGTTAGTTTTTGGGGATATCTCTGGCGAGATGCCGGTGCTGGCACGCATACATTCTGAGTGTCTAACCGGTGATGCATTATTCAGCCTGCGCTGCGACTGCGGTTTCCAACTGGAAGCTGCGCTGGCGTATATCGCCGAAGAAGGACGTGGCATTCTGCTTTACCATCGTCAAGAAGGCCGCAATATCGGCCTGTTGAACAAGATCCGTGCCTACGCTTTGCAGGATCAAGGGGCTGATACTGTGGAGGCCAACTATCAGCTCGGCTTCGCCGCCGACGAACGTGACTTCACCCTGTGCGCTGATATGTTCAAACTGCTAGGAGTGAATGCGGTGCGTTTACTGACCAACAACCCGCAAAAGGTTAACATCCTGAGCGAAGCTGGTATCAACATCACCGCCCGCGTACCCCTGATCGTAGGCAAAAACCCAAAGAATGCGCATTATCTGGCCACTAAGGCCACCAAAATGGGGCATCTACTGGATTCAAAAATAAAACCGCTGTGA
- the pgpB gene encoding phosphatidylglycerophosphatase B, producing MHEIAKRTAVGALLLLIMPMMLWVSGWHWCPGSNEMLLKGLYWVTATVTSPWGSLTSILLSAWFLWCLRLCPKAAIGLVMLLSAAMLIGQGIKSMIKDRVQEPRPFVVWLEQNHGVDEKYFYSLHSKQRSALVAELSQGQNLVPIWLSKHWQFETGFAFPSGHTLFAATWALLGVGLLWPRRHYKTVVLLMLWAAGVMGSRLMLGMHWSRDLVMATLISWLLVTLTCWLAQRWYGLLMPPQGQQGLTVGKSQK from the coding sequence ATGCATGAAATAGCAAAACGCACGGCGGTGGGCGCGTTGCTACTGCTGATAATGCCGATGATGCTTTGGGTATCTGGCTGGCATTGGTGCCCCGGCAGTAATGAAATGCTGCTGAAAGGGCTGTACTGGGTTACTGCGACCGTGACGTCACCATGGGGATCCCTCACTAGCATTCTCCTCAGCGCCTGGTTCCTGTGGTGCCTACGCTTATGCCCCAAGGCAGCCATCGGGCTGGTAATGTTGCTTTCCGCTGCGATGTTAATCGGTCAGGGCATAAAATCGATGATCAAGGATCGGGTGCAAGAACCCCGGCCATTTGTCGTTTGGCTTGAACAGAATCACGGCGTTGATGAAAAATACTTTTATTCGTTACATAGCAAACAGCGTAGCGCATTAGTGGCGGAGTTGTCGCAGGGGCAAAATCTGGTGCCAATTTGGTTGAGCAAGCATTGGCAGTTTGAAACCGGTTTTGCCTTCCCATCAGGGCATACCTTGTTCGCTGCTACCTGGGCGCTGCTGGGTGTTGGGTTATTGTGGCCGCGCCGCCACTACAAAACCGTAGTGCTACTGATGCTATGGGCAGCAGGTGTTATGGGTAGCCGTCTAATGCTGGGTATGCATTGGTCACGCGATTTAGTCATGGCTACGTTGATCAGTTGGCTACTGGTGACGCTCACCTGCTGGCTGGCACAGCGGTGGTACGGATTATTGATGCCGCCACAAGGGCAGCAGGGCTTGACGGTAGGTAAATCACAAAAATGA
- a CDS encoding LapA family protein, with product MKYLLIFLFILVIFVISATFGAHNDQVVTFNYLIAQGDYQVSTLLAVLFGAGFILGWIICGLFYLRTRIALGRAERKIKRLTLQLEQPAEPVVQPIVNKE from the coding sequence GTGAAATACTTGCTGATTTTTTTATTTATTTTGGTGATTTTCGTGATTTCGGCCACCTTCGGTGCACATAACGATCAGGTAGTGACTTTTAACTACTTAATTGCCCAAGGTGACTATCAAGTTTCAACCTTGTTGGCTGTGCTGTTTGGTGCCGGTTTTATCCTGGGATGGATCATTTGCGGCCTTTTCTATCTGCGTACCCGCATTGCCCTGGGGCGCGCCGAACGCAAGATTAAAAGGCTGACGCTGCAACTTGAACAGCCTGCTGAACCAGTGGTTCAGCCCATCGTCAACAAGGAATGA
- the lapB gene encoding lipopolysaccharide assembly protein LapB, with protein sequence MLELLFLLLPVAAAYGWYMGRRSAQQDKQQEANRLSREYVAGVNFLLSNQQDKAVDLFLDMLKEDSNTVEAHLTLGNLFRSRGEVDRAIRIHQALMESSSLTFEQRLLAVQQLGRDYMSAGMYDRAEDMFSQLIDEEDFRISALQQLLVIHQATSDWMKAIDVAEKLVKLGMDKQHIEIAHFYCELALQAVSSDDLDKAMSLLKRAASADKQCARVSIMFGRIYMAQHDYAKAIESLQRVLSQDKELVSETLPMLHQCYQYWPDQQQVWTAFLKRCVEENCGATAELMLAEIIEQYEGCDVVQAYINRQLQRHPTMRVFYRLMDYHLADAEDGRAKESLLLLRDMVGEQIRTKPRYRCHKCGFTAHSLYWHCPSCRSWASVKPIRGLDGQ encoded by the coding sequence ATGCTAGAACTGCTGTTTCTATTGCTGCCCGTGGCTGCCGCGTATGGTTGGTACATGGGGCGCAGAAGTGCTCAGCAGGATAAACAACAGGAGGCCAACCGCCTATCGCGTGAGTATGTTGCCGGGGTTAACTTCTTGCTTTCCAATCAGCAAGATAAGGCGGTCGATCTGTTTCTTGATATGTTGAAAGAGGACAGCAATACCGTTGAAGCTCATCTGACGTTGGGTAACCTGTTTCGTTCGCGTGGTGAAGTTGACCGCGCTATCCGCATCCATCAGGCACTGATGGAAAGCTCGTCACTGACATTCGAACAACGCCTGCTGGCGGTGCAACAACTGGGTCGCGATTACATGTCAGCCGGTATGTATGACCGCGCGGAGGACATGTTCAGCCAACTGATTGACGAAGAAGATTTCCGCATCTCGGCTCTACAGCAACTGCTAGTGATCCATCAGGCCACCAGTGATTGGATGAAAGCGATTGACGTGGCGGAAAAGCTGGTCAAGCTAGGTATGGATAAGCAGCATATTGAGATCGCTCATTTTTACTGCGAACTGGCATTGCAGGCGGTGAGTAGTGACGATCTCGATAAAGCGATGTCCCTACTAAAGCGTGCCGCCTCGGCAGATAAGCAATGCGCCCGCGTCTCCATCATGTTTGGTCGCATTTATATGGCGCAACACGATTACGCCAAAGCGATAGAATCGCTGCAACGGGTGCTGAGCCAAGATAAGGAATTGGTTAGCGAGACGTTGCCGATGCTGCACCAATGCTACCAGTATTGGCCGGATCAGCAGCAGGTTTGGACCGCTTTCCTTAAACGTTGTGTGGAGGAGAATTGCGGTGCAACTGCTGAACTGATGCTAGCAGAGATTATCGAACAGTATGAAGGGTGCGATGTGGTGCAGGCGTATATCAACCGACAATTGCAGCGTCATCCTACCATGCGTGTATTCTATAGGTTGATGGATTATCATTTGGCGGACGCCGAAGATGGGCGGGCAAAGGAGAGTTTGCTGCTGCTACGTGACATGGTCGGCGAGCAGATACGCACCAAACCACGTTATCGCTGCCATAAATGCGGCTTTACCGCCCATTCGCTCTATTGGCACTGCCCATCGTGCCGGAGCTGGGCGTCGGTCAAACCGATACGTGGCCTTGATGGTCAGTAG
- a CDS encoding enterotoxin A family protein: MKKIIILIPLLFISFIAWSVNPFHIVYRVDDRDLSKINISGGMYPWEEGQPDDDLTHHFEGESLEGRRSNFVSTTSSLRTAVMHAASLARPNSEEPFSKEFVTYIYEIRPASNFFSVDESLINARNLSPENSLRRERLTRLINDYTHMGEFVAREGFSHDRIIAYAELNGDMLRQYYNDHISALFTQSFWNSRWIRNEGYNHSFDQDTTSTENYANMDTPLGVMNMVINGTQPPVPLSFTCLGVNSQPNTSIRELKEVSNDCSSNQYLNFKRKIYDIKLLSLLLNN, encoded by the coding sequence ATGAAAAAAATAATCATCTTGATTCCACTCTTGTTTATTAGTTTTATAGCATGGTCTGTAAATCCTTTTCATATTGTTTACAGAGTAGATGACCGTGATCTTTCAAAAATAAATATTTCAGGGGGGATGTATCCATGGGAAGAGGGACAACCAGATGATGATCTCACACACCATTTCGAAGGGGAGTCACTAGAAGGCAGAAGATCTAATTTTGTTTCTACCACATCAAGCTTAAGAACAGCAGTAATGCATGCGGCTTCATTGGCTCGGCCGAACAGTGAGGAGCCATTTTCTAAGGAGTTTGTTACATATATATATGAAATAAGGCCAGCATCTAACTTTTTTAGTGTTGATGAATCATTAATCAATGCACGAAATTTATCTCCTGAAAATTCGCTAAGGCGAGAACGTCTGACGAGGCTTATAAACGATTATACCCACATGGGAGAGTTTGTGGCTCGAGAAGGTTTTAGCCATGACAGAATAATTGCTTATGCAGAACTTAATGGTGATATGTTACGTCAGTATTACAATGATCATATTTCCGCCCTATTTACGCAATCGTTCTGGAACTCTCGATGGATACGTAATGAAGGGTATAACCATTCTTTTGACCAAGATACAACCTCTACAGAAAATTACGCCAATATGGATACCCCCTTAGGGGTTATGAATATGGTTATTAATGGAACCCAACCACCGGTACCTCTGAGTTTCACATGTCTTGGTGTTAATTCACAGCCGAATACATCGATTCGCGAATTAAAAGAAGTCTCTAACGATTGTTCGTCAAATCAGTACTTAAATTTTAAGAGAAAAATCTATGATATAAAATTATTATCACTTTTACTCAATAATTAA